One window of Streptococcus troglodytae genomic DNA carries:
- a CDS encoding TetR/AcrR family transcriptional regulator: MENNTILHNYQDWLEHHKMPAGKKKTLVAAIELFSQQGYNGTSTAQIAEKAGISQATIFKYFKTKSDLLSEIMQPMIPELKRDFFPKLQAYTKLEEVVHFIVQDRFQFLTQNADLIKILIQEALVNIKLRKTLLTNIQLTISKDFMAYWQTLKQINPQINPNLSGIEVIRTNVGLLFAYFTQRFILNIPTLSEADDLDLIEKQILSLLTLK, encoded by the coding sequence AAAATGCCTGCGGGGAAAAAGAAAACACTAGTCGCTGCTATTGAGCTCTTTTCTCAGCAAGGCTATAATGGGACTTCAACTGCCCAAATTGCAGAAAAGGCTGGAATTAGCCAAGCAACGATTTTTAAATATTTTAAAACCAAAAGTGACCTCCTATCAGAAATTATGCAGCCTATGATTCCTGAACTAAAAAGAGATTTTTTCCCAAAATTACAAGCTTATACTAAACTTGAAGAAGTTGTTCACTTTATTGTTCAGGATCGTTTTCAATTTTTGACTCAGAATGCTGACCTTATCAAAATTCTTATCCAAGAAGCTCTTGTCAATATAAAATTACGAAAAACACTGTTAACCAATATTCAACTTACAATTTCAAAAGATTTTATGGCTTATTGGCAAACGTTAAAACAGATTAATCCTCAAATTAATCCTAACCTCAGTGGTATTGAGGTTATCAGAACCAACGTTGGCTTACTCTTTGCTTACTTCACACAGCGTTTTATTTTAAATATACCAACACTCTCAGAAGCAGATGATTTGGACTTAATTGAAAAACAAATTTTATCTCTTTTAACACTAAAATAA